Sequence from the Carboxydocella sporoproducens DSM 16521 genome:
CGAAGGAGGGCAAAAGCCCTATGCCCTGCTGAAAGCAGCCATGGAAAAGACCGGCAAAATCGCCATCGCCAAAGTCACCATCCGCAGCAAGGAGGCCCTGGCAGCAGTGCGCTGTCATCAGGAATGTCTGGTGCTGGAAACCATGTTCTATCCCGATGAAATTCGCTCTCCCCGCTATATACCGGAACTGGAATTTCAGGCCCAGTTGCAGGAAAAAGAACTGGAAATGGCGGTTACCCTGATCAATAACCTGGCCGCCCCCTTTGACCCGGAAAAATACACCGACCGCTACCGGGAAGCTCTGCGCCAGGCAATCGCAGCCAAAATCGCCGGCCAGGACGTAGTCGCTGTCCCGGCTGCTCAGCCGGCAAAAGTAGTAGATTTGCTGGAGGCCTTAAAAGCCAGTCTGGAACTGACCAAACCCCAGGCCAAAGCAGCCGGGGGTGAAGGCTGATGCCCCTCTTTTACCCACCCATGCTGGGAACCCTCTGGCGGGAAGAATGGCCGATAAACTGGTATTAT
This genomic interval carries:
- a CDS encoding Ku protein; translation: MRSLWKGAVSFGLVNIPVKMYVATEKKDIRFNYLHQPCHTPVQYRKYCPTCQREVEAEEIVRGYEYNKGQYVIISEEDLENIPAPTARAIEILDFVELSQIDPIYYDKTYYLAPAEGGQKPYALLKAAMEKTGKIAIAKVTIRSKEALAAVRCHQECLVLETMFYPDEIRSPRYIPELEFQAQLQEKELEMAVTLINNLAAPFDPEKYTDRYREALRQAIAAKIAGQDVVAVPAAQPAKVVDLLEALKASLELTKPQAKAAGGEG